One genomic segment of Paraburkholderia hospita includes these proteins:
- a CDS encoding multicopper oxidase family protein, whose protein sequence is MFHALLCAAVVALLYCINAHAAAPGITGTNFDLSAEANRISQPDGASVYAWGYGCRTAPSGFSPATIAGANCPSMQVPGPTLIVRQGDKVTVTLTNNLPEAAGNTSILFPGFQVCAAVLNPDGTCPATLTGVPGLLTREATHGNSVTYSFIASTPGTHSYYSGTQGDLQVEMGLAGAIIVLPTSTPTTPGGALAVPAGCRAVQSTLPDGQPDFRNAAAAYDHPLACYDREYLFQFSEMDPRIHTQAEQEASKPCSQATGCMSVETEPYRPAYFMINGRSMPDDMDPNYAQQYPHQPYNGNPHMHPGEPVLLRVIGSGRWQHPFHEHGNHVRVLARDGNLLLSKTDATKLAGPLLFTTTTTPGLAMDGIFYWTGRGLNWDVYGHTAGDGSVCVPDANGYYTVNSNPPAPPNAPNYYEWCADHNRPLEAHPFGNVGSGGPVTLPDARLLTNGPWYGGSPYLGPDATIRATSFTGTTPPSGTIANSPTSEAGFAYMWHSHNEREITTNNIFPGGMMMMMLVDPQAFTINEGN, encoded by the coding sequence CTGTTCCATGCGCTGCTTTGCGCGGCCGTCGTTGCGCTGCTCTACTGCATCAACGCGCACGCAGCCGCGCCGGGCATCACGGGCACGAATTTCGATCTGTCGGCCGAGGCCAACCGCATCAGCCAGCCTGACGGAGCGAGCGTCTACGCGTGGGGCTACGGCTGCCGCACCGCGCCGTCGGGCTTTTCTCCCGCTACCATTGCAGGCGCGAACTGCCCGAGCATGCAGGTGCCGGGGCCGACGCTGATCGTCAGGCAAGGCGACAAGGTCACCGTCACGTTGACGAACAACCTGCCCGAAGCGGCGGGCAATACGTCGATCCTGTTTCCGGGCTTCCAGGTCTGCGCCGCCGTATTGAATCCGGATGGCACGTGTCCAGCGACGCTCACGGGCGTGCCGGGGCTGCTCACGCGCGAGGCGACACACGGCAACAGCGTGACCTACAGCTTCATCGCGTCGACGCCGGGCACGCACAGCTATTACAGCGGCACGCAGGGCGACCTGCAGGTCGAGATGGGCCTGGCGGGCGCGATCATCGTGTTGCCCACATCGACGCCCACCACGCCCGGCGGCGCGCTCGCCGTCCCGGCTGGCTGTCGCGCGGTTCAATCGACGCTGCCCGACGGCCAGCCCGACTTTCGCAACGCGGCTGCCGCATACGACCATCCGTTGGCCTGCTACGACCGCGAGTACCTGTTCCAGTTCTCCGAGATGGACCCGCGCATCCATACGCAGGCCGAGCAGGAAGCGAGTAAGCCGTGCTCGCAGGCCACGGGTTGCATGAGCGTCGAAACCGAGCCGTACCGCCCCGCGTACTTCATGATCAATGGCCGTTCGATGCCCGACGACATGGACCCGAACTACGCGCAGCAGTATCCGCATCAGCCATACAACGGCAATCCGCACATGCATCCGGGTGAGCCTGTGTTGCTACGCGTAATCGGCTCGGGTCGCTGGCAGCATCCGTTCCACGAGCACGGCAATCACGTGCGCGTGCTCGCGCGCGACGGCAATCTGCTGTTGAGCAAGACGGACGCGACGAAGCTCGCCGGACCGCTGCTCTTTACGACGACCACGACGCCCGGCCTCGCGATGGACGGCATCTTCTACTGGACGGGCAGGGGCCTCAACTGGGACGTCTATGGACATACGGCGGGCGACGGCAGCGTCTGCGTTCCCGATGCGAACGGCTACTACACCGTCAACAGCAATCCACCCGCGCCCCCCAACGCGCCGAACTACTACGAGTGGTGCGCCGATCACAACAGGCCGCTCGAAGCGCATCCGTTCGGCAATGTCGGCAGCGGCGGCCCCGTGACTTTGCCCGATGCGCGTCTGCTGACAAACGGCCCGTGGTACGGCGGCAGCCCATACCTCGGCCCCGACGCGACGATTCGCGCGACCTCGTTCACGGGCACGACGCCGCCGAGCGGCACGATCGCGAATTCGCCGACATCGGAAGCCGGGTTCGCCTACATGTGGCATTCGCACAATGAGCGCGAGATTACGACGAACAACATCTTCCCAGGCGGAATGATGATGATGATGCTCGTCGATCCGCAGGCGTTCACGATCAACGAAGGCAATTAA
- a CDS encoding Ig-like domain-containing protein, which yields MRSCDFKRTLAGLVKAGVVASVLMTASAMVCAQSVTLTAKAQTIALPDGQVVPMWGYNCSAAAVAPATCAASNPGAGSNWSPVVITTPPGSLTINLTNSLPAQLPTSLVIVGQLGGGLGNTATTSPSPVHATQTATTWPIAGTGSGASFTPPTQGPRVQSFSSEVNSGSSSTLTWNNLRPGTYLIESGTHPSIQGPMGLYGVLVVTTPPAAGSTQGQAYPGIRYDADLPLLLSEIDPVQNQAVATAVATPGFSEARVWSGLSGGCGDPASATYGTCYPPAVNYDPRYYLINGVAFDRSNANGSAFPVTAPAATANSTGQILLRFVNAGLRMHVPSVVGAQTGLPPVSGFSLIAEDGNVLPGNPRVQSAVFLAAGKTYDVLMNSVAAGALALPVFDRQLSLSTNNQRDGGMQGYISVNGGALPTSAAGNANAKANPDSYFLVSGNTLTVSDPGKGLIANDVGVYGVQIKTQPTGGTLTLNPNGTFTYVPNAGTTSDSFTYQANGSAALTATVTLAACSAGSNCLSGAPVASDDAFSSNIASQLHIGAPGVLGNDRDPAGLPLTASIVGSASGGTVTLNADGSFNAVPTAAPVGNATSTVTFKYKAANSQNTTSGAATVTVTFKGGSGLAVAVKDAKAGTAINDYRWIIEEDRTFQIDPACQVNSSTRPATCPPLPVPSLGTSFHTSYMPVVAAGCVGTVSCESGQTVFDPGTNTHVPAVCDIGNGVCRTDAAQQAAVDPSQVALDPTKHYYLSILPGDAGNTFTNGAGAPQPVNPNNPDGPQRQFDIAKDCPSGPGGADFAPGTGACGHAMGGAPIAPAQHAVNVLLQQTPLQTAKISVFVFEDDAPVNGEIDVSGGSDGFGTAREPGLGGFEIKLFDDAGGTGDATGQMTYDMFNMPLSNSLQGTIDPNTGLDACPITKAANDGLVGMIPTCPRFESDGKTLSPLVGQAIIANLMPGRYGVVATPAADRIAKGEEWLQTNTLDGQKAHDAFIKVGGPSYFQEFGPAGFHVTIGFANPKIINARLPGICKGVACNNGITGKVTNLHYSRPPNENLYSSGSRDSLSFTQCYVSVGDPDLEDVAFTKCNADGTFSINGLPDGLFRITVFDQWNDQIVDGLATAVQLKGGQTQNVGDLAVLQWHTNLYTRSFIDTNGDGVSQDSEPGLALVPTNIRFRDGSYSNFNNTDLNGYASFNEVFPLFNWYIAEADTTRYKQTGVHVVYDAGGPPDGTPGGGGSSIAANYANTLESSTAHLPGALRVPGAIYCNDADCSDRTGTNPSTGRIDPPWVTTMGWQGFSGQNSFIEFGKAPYGANENGGIHGEVIYASTRPFDDPALLLHTSWTPDVPNVTVNLYAEGTAADGTQSLTLVDTTKTSSWDDWAQGFRSDGVPNMNCPGQETTDPFFFTLKDSSQWLDPQKRTLPMHSQFKCYDGMHAFNQLQPAPYDGMYQFPSVTDRDPQKGTPKGSNCTICSKLADGSYMLPAGKYVVEIIVPAGYELVKEEDKNILIGDNYIAPVTQQFGGLGNIFILPDQAAVNATYNRNNAQNPTTDLGSQPRHEGDTGSVETFWPCVGALRVVPDYISLFPGSQEVAPFAGASRHLCDRKEVVLTNQMSALAKFWVFSSTHVAAHFTGFMLDDFSSEFDPYSPQFGEKFAVPNVPVSMKDFAGNEVSRIYSDQWGIFNGLNYSTWEVNPPNPTGYAPTMMVACMNDPDMPDPAHPGQTIRDPLFNPAYSQFCYEIPFMPGQTQYMDTPVVPVSAFADGYNPPDCAYPDATPAISSVTGDTSNGGAGPWVSQAGHTLTIKALGDQQVPNHAYGGPAATTAPYNQKFVSRHYGFGASQGTGTVTVGGVNAHVNAWSDTQINVTVPTLSANQSSCTIQQRGVNTQTRCGELVITSGNGKKSIDTVTVTIGGKAPAYVGGENGTSNAIQTAIDKATPGDLIIVGPGTYNEMLLMWKPVRLQGVGAPAVVVNANTHPSGKVDPWRRQIDCLFGLALNGGAISSGNAYDPSGTYACSAAMQRKVDAIPLEPTFGWDSNLNGNLGELLMEPTLMGAYEGAGITVLAKGVRDVRVGGVLQPDPNCTANGICTPLTASNTDCNTYSSNFLCNPSRVDGITFTNSSQGGGGIFLHGWNHYTEVSNNRVFSNAGTLTGGITIGQVEVPDGTIANDGFTQEPFAYNTHVNVHHNSVTSNASYGDEINSTTPSSAAGVTFCSGADNYHFNYNWVCGNMSSGDGGGVAHFGFSYNGDLSHNWILFNQSNNPTLPTYGGGLIAQGVPPDGTFCENSPTDIDCAPQLSDGVGPGLVIDGNLIVGNTAESGKGGGLRLQNINGTDVQRSPRNRNRWYEVSVINNIIANNVAGWSGGGVSVQDAVRVNFINNTVISNDSTASAGVLFNTALAAQANVGPPNCTTVGSQTTCSPITTSTMQPSGLETAKHTQNFLTAFTAGGAGCPAGEDCSHYSFPVVRNDVFWQNRTFYITVGGLNPNIPGLQNTVALNPTLNQAGHQTGYCDPNAVYWDLGAYGDTKPSDHSSGMRLAPQYSIITDAGDYPNAHNSSANPNVVSQYCNGARVPPEGGGNGFAVPPGIADTVLPNPLFGLLPSATPDEGNQWINMSYGPLSLFNMTVSSGSTNYGVPLGNYSIKTGSPAVNAGTNTGAPNHDFFGTQRPQSGSYDIGAVELPRTGLFAGGNLPFAPGALLDMLNQVLGNGATGTAGPQANAPSTGAVQ from the coding sequence ATGAGATCCTGCGATTTCAAAAGGACGCTTGCCGGCCTCGTGAAGGCGGGTGTCGTGGCGTCGGTGCTGATGACGGCGAGCGCGATGGTCTGCGCGCAGAGCGTGACGCTCACCGCCAAGGCCCAGACGATTGCACTTCCCGATGGACAGGTCGTGCCGATGTGGGGCTACAACTGCTCGGCTGCAGCCGTCGCGCCCGCCACCTGCGCGGCGTCCAATCCCGGCGCGGGCTCGAACTGGTCGCCCGTCGTGATCACGACGCCACCCGGCTCGCTGACGATCAATCTCACGAACAGCCTGCCCGCGCAGTTGCCGACGTCGCTCGTGATCGTCGGGCAGCTCGGCGGCGGTCTCGGCAATACGGCGACCACGTCCCCAAGTCCCGTTCACGCGACGCAGACGGCAACGACCTGGCCGATCGCCGGCACGGGCAGCGGCGCGAGCTTCACGCCGCCGACGCAAGGCCCACGCGTGCAGTCGTTCTCGAGCGAAGTGAATTCGGGCAGTTCGAGCACGCTGACCTGGAACAATCTGCGCCCCGGCACCTATCTGATCGAATCGGGCACGCACCCGTCGATCCAGGGGCCGATGGGTCTGTACGGCGTGCTCGTCGTCACAACGCCTCCCGCGGCCGGTTCGACGCAAGGGCAGGCTTACCCGGGCATCCGATACGATGCGGATCTGCCGCTGTTGCTCAGCGAAATCGACCCTGTGCAGAACCAGGCCGTCGCCACGGCCGTTGCCACGCCGGGCTTCAGCGAAGCGCGCGTGTGGTCTGGTCTCTCGGGCGGCTGCGGCGATCCCGCGTCGGCGACCTACGGAACCTGCTATCCACCCGCGGTGAACTACGACCCGCGCTACTACCTGATCAACGGTGTCGCGTTCGACCGGTCGAATGCAAATGGCTCCGCGTTCCCTGTCACGGCCCCGGCTGCAACGGCCAATTCGACGGGTCAGATTCTGCTGCGCTTCGTGAACGCCGGTTTGCGCATGCATGTGCCATCCGTTGTCGGCGCGCAAACGGGCCTACCGCCCGTGTCCGGCTTCTCGCTGATTGCGGAGGACGGCAACGTGCTGCCCGGCAATCCGCGCGTGCAGAGCGCCGTGTTTCTGGCCGCCGGCAAAACCTACGACGTGCTGATGAACTCGGTCGCTGCGGGCGCGCTCGCGTTGCCCGTGTTCGACCGTCAGTTGAGCCTGTCGACCAACAACCAGCGCGACGGCGGCATGCAGGGCTACATCAGCGTGAACGGCGGCGCGTTGCCGACCTCCGCGGCAGGCAACGCGAACGCGAAGGCTAACCCGGATTCGTATTTCCTCGTCTCAGGCAATACGCTGACGGTCTCGGACCCTGGCAAAGGGCTGATCGCTAACGACGTGGGTGTCTACGGCGTGCAGATCAAGACGCAGCCGACAGGCGGCACGCTCACGCTGAACCCCAACGGCACCTTCACGTATGTACCGAATGCGGGCACCACATCGGATAGCTTTACCTATCAGGCAAACGGCAGCGCCGCGCTGACCGCGACGGTGACGCTTGCCGCATGCTCGGCGGGCTCGAACTGCCTGTCGGGGGCGCCCGTCGCGTCGGATGACGCGTTCAGCAGCAACATCGCGTCGCAGTTGCACATCGGTGCGCCGGGCGTGCTCGGCAACGACCGCGATCCGGCGGGGCTGCCGCTGACGGCTTCCATCGTCGGCAGTGCGTCGGGCGGCACGGTGACGCTCAACGCGGACGGCTCGTTCAACGCTGTGCCGACCGCGGCACCCGTCGGCAACGCGACGTCGACGGTGACGTTCAAGTACAAGGCCGCAAACTCGCAAAACACGACGAGCGGGGCCGCGACTGTCACGGTGACCTTCAAGGGCGGCAGCGGTCTCGCCGTCGCGGTGAAGGACGCGAAGGCGGGCACGGCGATCAACGACTACCGCTGGATCATCGAGGAAGACCGTACCTTCCAGATCGATCCCGCGTGCCAGGTGAACTCGTCGACGCGGCCCGCAACGTGTCCGCCGCTGCCCGTGCCGAGCCTCGGCACGAGCTTCCACACGAGCTATATGCCTGTCGTCGCAGCGGGATGCGTCGGCACGGTGTCATGCGAATCAGGGCAGACCGTGTTCGACCCGGGCACGAATACGCACGTGCCCGCCGTTTGCGACATCGGCAATGGCGTGTGCCGCACGGATGCAGCCCAGCAAGCGGCCGTCGATCCATCGCAGGTCGCGCTCGATCCGACGAAGCACTACTACCTGTCGATTCTTCCTGGCGATGCGGGCAACACCTTCACGAATGGCGCGGGCGCGCCGCAGCCGGTCAATCCGAACAATCCGGACGGTCCGCAACGGCAGTTCGATATTGCGAAGGATTGTCCGTCGGGTCCGGGCGGCGCGGACTTCGCGCCCGGCACGGGCGCCTGCGGCCACGCAATGGGCGGCGCGCCGATCGCGCCCGCGCAACACGCCGTCAACGTGCTGCTTCAGCAGACCCCGCTGCAGACGGCGAAAATCTCGGTGTTCGTGTTCGAAGACGATGCACCCGTCAATGGCGAAATCGATGTGAGCGGCGGCTCGGACGGATTCGGCACCGCGCGCGAGCCGGGTCTGGGCGGCTTCGAAATCAAGCTCTTCGACGACGCGGGCGGCACGGGCGATGCTACTGGCCAGATGACTTACGACATGTTCAACATGCCGCTGTCGAATTCACTGCAAGGCACGATCGATCCGAACACCGGCCTCGACGCATGCCCGATCACGAAGGCGGCAAACGACGGACTGGTCGGCATGATTCCGACCTGCCCGAGGTTCGAGTCGGACGGCAAGACGCTGTCGCCGCTGGTCGGCCAGGCGATCATCGCGAACCTGATGCCGGGACGTTATGGCGTCGTCGCGACGCCTGCGGCGGACCGCATCGCGAAAGGCGAGGAGTGGCTGCAGACCAATACGCTGGACGGCCAGAAAGCGCATGACGCGTTCATCAAGGTGGGCGGGCCTTCGTACTTCCAGGAGTTCGGACCCGCGGGCTTCCATGTGACGATCGGCTTCGCGAATCCGAAGATCATCAATGCGCGGCTGCCGGGCATATGCAAGGGCGTTGCGTGCAACAACGGGATCACGGGCAAAGTCACGAATCTGCACTATAGCCGTCCGCCTAACGAGAACCTCTACAGCAGCGGCTCGCGCGATTCGCTGAGCTTCACGCAATGCTATGTGAGCGTCGGCGATCCCGATCTCGAAGACGTCGCATTCACGAAGTGCAACGCGGACGGCACGTTCAGCATCAACGGCCTGCCGGATGGTCTGTTCCGCATCACGGTGTTCGACCAGTGGAACGACCAGATCGTCGACGGTCTCGCGACGGCGGTGCAGCTCAAAGGCGGACAGACACAGAACGTCGGCGATCTGGCCGTGCTGCAATGGCACACGAACCTCTACACGCGCAGCTTCATCGATACGAACGGCGATGGCGTGTCGCAGGACAGCGAGCCGGGGCTCGCGCTCGTGCCGACCAATATCCGCTTCCGCGACGGCAGCTATTCGAACTTCAACAACACGGACCTGAACGGCTATGCGTCGTTCAACGAGGTGTTCCCGCTCTTCAACTGGTACATCGCGGAGGCCGACACGACGCGCTACAAACAGACGGGCGTGCATGTCGTCTACGACGCGGGCGGTCCACCTGACGGCACGCCTGGCGGTGGGGGCTCGTCGATCGCGGCGAACTACGCGAATACGCTGGAATCGTCGACGGCGCATCTACCGGGCGCGTTGCGCGTGCCGGGCGCGATCTACTGCAACGACGCGGACTGCAGCGACCGCACGGGCACGAATCCGTCGACAGGCCGCATCGATCCGCCGTGGGTCACGACGATGGGCTGGCAAGGCTTCTCAGGCCAGAACTCGTTCATCGAATTCGGCAAGGCGCCGTATGGGGCGAACGAGAACGGCGGCATTCATGGCGAAGTGATTTACGCATCGACGCGTCCGTTCGACGATCCCGCTCTGCTGCTCCATACGAGCTGGACGCCCGACGTGCCGAACGTGACGGTCAACCTGTACGCCGAAGGCACGGCCGCCGACGGCACGCAGAGTCTCACGCTCGTCGATACGACGAAGACCAGCAGCTGGGACGACTGGGCACAGGGTTTCCGTTCGGACGGCGTGCCCAACATGAACTGCCCGGGCCAGGAAACCACCGATCCGTTCTTCTTTACACTGAAGGACAGCTCGCAATGGCTCGACCCGCAAAAGCGAACGCTGCCCATGCACTCGCAGTTCAAGTGCTATGACGGCATGCACGCGTTCAACCAGCTGCAGCCCGCGCCGTACGACGGGATGTACCAGTTCCCGAGCGTGACGGACCGCGATCCGCAGAAGGGCACGCCGAAGGGTTCGAACTGCACGATCTGCAGCAAGCTCGCCGACGGCTCGTACATGCTGCCTGCGGGCAAGTATGTGGTCGAAATCATCGTGCCGGCGGGCTATGAACTCGTGAAGGAAGAAGACAAGAACATCCTGATCGGCGACAACTACATCGCGCCTGTCACGCAGCAGTTCGGCGGACTGGGCAACATCTTCATCCTGCCGGACCAGGCGGCTGTGAACGCGACGTACAACCGCAACAACGCGCAGAACCCGACCACCGACCTCGGCTCGCAACCGCGTCACGAAGGCGACACGGGCAGCGTCGAGACGTTCTGGCCGTGCGTTGGCGCGCTGCGTGTAGTGCCGGACTACATCAGCCTGTTCCCGGGCTCGCAGGAAGTCGCGCCGTTCGCGGGCGCTTCGCGGCACCTGTGCGACCGCAAGGAAGTCGTGCTGACCAACCAGATGTCGGCGCTCGCGAAGTTCTGGGTGTTCAGTTCGACGCACGTGGCCGCGCACTTCACCGGCTTCATGCTCGATGACTTCTCGTCGGAGTTCGATCCGTACTCTCCGCAGTTCGGCGAGAAGTTCGCGGTGCCGAACGTGCCTGTTTCGATGAAGGATTTCGCAGGCAACGAAGTGAGCCGCATCTATTCGGACCAGTGGGGCATCTTCAACGGGTTGAATTACTCGACGTGGGAAGTGAACCCGCCGAACCCGACGGGCTACGCGCCGACGATGATGGTCGCCTGCATGAACGATCCCGACATGCCGGACCCCGCGCATCCGGGGCAGACGATCCGCGATCCGCTGTTCAACCCCGCGTACAGCCAGTTCTGCTACGAGATTCCGTTCATGCCCGGGCAGACGCAGTACATGGATACGCCAGTCGTGCCCGTGTCCGCGTTCGCAGACGGCTACAACCCACCCGATTGCGCGTATCCGGACGCGACGCCCGCGATCTCGTCGGTGACGGGCGACACGAGCAACGGCGGCGCGGGTCCGTGGGTGAGCCAGGCCGGCCATACGCTGACCATAAAGGCGCTGGGCGACCAGCAAGTGCCGAATCATGCCTACGGCGGTCCCGCTGCGACCACGGCGCCCTATAACCAGAAGTTCGTCTCCCGGCACTATGGCTTCGGCGCGTCGCAGGGCACCGGGACGGTGACGGTCGGCGGTGTGAATGCGCACGTGAACGCGTGGTCGGATACACAGATCAACGTCACGGTGCCGACGCTCTCCGCGAACCAGTCGAGCTGCACGATCCAGCAGCGCGGCGTCAATACGCAGACGCGCTGCGGCGAACTGGTCATCACGTCGGGCAACGGCAAGAAGTCGATTGATACCGTGACGGTCACGATCGGCGGCAAGGCGCCCGCCTATGTCGGCGGTGAGAACGGGACGAGCAACGCGATCCAGACGGCCATCGACAAGGCGACGCCGGGCGATCTGATCATCGTCGGTCCGGGCACGTACAACGAGATGTTGCTGATGTGGAAGCCCGTGCGCCTGCAGGGGGTGGGTGCGCCCGCTGTCGTCGTGAACGCCAACACGCATCCGTCGGGCAAGGTCGACCCGTGGCGCAGGCAGATCGATTGTCTGTTCGGCCTGGCGCTCAACGGCGGTGCGATTTCGTCGGGCAATGCGTACGACCCGTCGGGAACGTATGCGTGTTCTGCCGCGATGCAACGCAAGGTGGACGCGATTCCGCTCGAGCCGACGTTCGGCTGGGACAGCAACCTCAACGGCAATCTCGGCGAGCTGCTGATGGAACCGACGCTGATGGGCGCGTACGAAGGCGCGGGCATCACGGTGCTCGCCAAGGGTGTGCGCGACGTGCGGGTCGGTGGCGTGCTGCAGCCCGATCCGAACTGCACGGCCAACGGTATCTGTACGCCGCTGACGGCCAGCAACACGGACTGCAACACCTATTCGAGCAACTTCCTGTGCAACCCGTCGCGTGTCGACGGCATCACGTTCACGAACAGCTCGCAGGGCGGCGGCGGCATCTTCCTGCACGGCTGGAACCACTACACGGAGGTGTCGAACAACCGCGTGTTCAGCAATGCGGGCACGCTGACAGGCGGGATCACGATCGGCCAGGTCGAAGTGCCCGACGGCACGATCGCCAACGATGGCTTCACGCAAGAGCCGTTCGCGTACAACACGCATGTCAACGTGCACCACAACTCGGTGACGTCGAATGCTTCGTACGGCGATGAGATCAACTCGACGACGCCTTCATCGGCGGCTGGCGTGACCTTCTGCTCGGGCGCGGACAACTATCACTTCAACTACAACTGGGTCTGCGGCAACATGAGCAGCGGCGATGGCGGCGGTGTCGCGCATTTCGGTTTCAGCTACAACGGCGACCTGTCGCACAACTGGATCCTGTTCAACCAGAGCAACAACCCGACGCTGCCGACCTACGGCGGCGGGCTGATCGCCCAGGGCGTACCGCCGGACGGCACGTTCTGCGAGAACTCGCCGACCGATATCGACTGCGCGCCTCAGCTCTCCGATGGCGTCGGGCCGGGTCTTGTGATCGACGGCAACCTGATCGTCGGCAATACGGCCGAAAGCGGCAAGGGCGGCGGCCTGCGTCTGCAGAACATCAATGGCACGGACGTGCAGCGCAGCCCGCGCAACCGCAACCGCTGGTACGAGGTGAGCGTGATCAACAACATCATCGCGAACAACGTGGCGGGCTGGTCGGGCGGCGGCGTGTCGGTGCAGGATGCCGTGCGCGTGAACTTCATCAACAACACGGTGATCTCGAACGACTCCACGGCATCGGCGGGCGTGCTGTTCAACACGGCGCTCGCTGCGCAGGCCAATGTCGGTCCGCCGAACTGCACGACGGTCGGCTCGCAAACGACGTGCAGCCCGATCACGACGTCGACGATGCAGCCTTCCGGCCTCGAAACCGCGAAGCATACGCAGAACTTCCTGACGGCGTTCACGGCGGGCGGCGCAGGGTGTCCTGCAGGAGAGGACTGCAGCCACTACTCGTTCCCTGTGGTGAGGAACGACGTGTTCTGGCAGAACCGCACGTTCTATATCACCGTGGGCGGGCTGAACCCGAACATCCCGGGATTGCAGAACACCGTCGCGCTGAACCCGACGTTGAACCAGGCGGGTCATCAGACGGGCTACTGCGATCCGAATGCCGTGTACTGGGATCTTGGCGCCTATGGCGATACGAAGCCTTCGGATCACTCGTCGGGCATGAGGCTCGCTCCGCAGTACTCGATCATCACGGATGCAGGTGACTATCCGAACGCGCACAACAGCTCGGCGAATCCGAACGTGGTGAGCCAGTACTGCAACGGCGCGCGGGTGCCGCCCGAAGGCGGCGGCAACGGCTTCGCGGTGCCTCCCGGCATTGCGGATACCGTGCTGCCCAATCCGCTGTTCGGTCTGCTGCCGTCGGCGACGCCGGATGAAGGCAACCAGTGGATCAACATGTCGTACGGGCCGCTGTCGCTGTTCAACATGACGGTGAGTTCGGGCAGCACGAACTATGGCGTGCCGCTCGGCAACTACTCGATCAAGACGGGTTCCCCTGCCGTCAATGCGGGCACGAATACGGGCGCACCGAATCACGATTTCTTCGGCACGCAGCGTCCGCAGAGCGGCAGCTACGACATCGGCGCGGTGGAGTTGCCACGCACGGGACTGTTCGCAGGCGGCAACCTGCCGTTCGCGCCGGGCGCGCTGCTCGATATGCTCAATCAGGTGCTGGGCAATGGGGCAACGGGAACGGCAGGTCCGCAGGCAAATGCGCCTTCGACGGGAGCGGTGCAATGA